CTCTTAGCCTCAATTTTCTCAGCCGCAGTTATCTTCGCCTGACAGCTTCCTTGCCATTCCTCTAGATCTTCTCGAGCTTTCAGAATAAGACTCCCTGCCTCAAATTCTTTCCCTTTAAACAGCAGCTCGTTCCTGTTTTTCCACAGGCGCCATAGTATCCAAGGCACTATCTCTGCTTGTATATCTTCTCTCGGATATTCCTTCTTTATATTGAGAACATGATAGATATTCGAGTACAAAGAGTTCATTATAATACCTTCTGGAGGGGCCAGAATAGGTGACAGTGCCCACACCAAGCGTGCAAAAGGACACTGAAAGAGAACATGATTGACATTTTCGGTATCACAGCCACATCTAAGACACCCAGCTTCTTTTGCGATATGTTTTCTAGCCAGATTCCCTGCGACTGGTAGCAGATTACTAATGCACCGCCACAAGAAATGATGGACTTTGGGACTTGTTTCTGTGCTCCACGCTAACTGGAATAGGTGGTCTAGACTTGGTTAATCAATCTCCACTGCTGCATATCTATCAAGGACATTGACTTGAACCCAGTAACCAGATTTGACCGTGTAGTACCCTTTTTTGTTGTAATCCCAGATGTAGATATCCTTACTGCCATTCCCACAAGTTCTGATCTTTGATATATTTCTCGCTTCATCATCTGGGAAAATTCTTGTCAAAAGCTCCATGTTCCACTCTCTTCCCTGGTTGATCAACATCTCCCTTACTCTTAGATTGTGGCAGAGGTATTGTCTTGAGTCCCGTCTGTTCCACCTCACCACCTGTGCTCTTCTTGCTGGTTGCTGACCGATCCATGAATCTTGGAATACTTTTGTATCCTCTCCACTGCCAATCAAAACTCGAGCCCCTTGTTGAATCAGCTTTTGTGCTGCATGGATGCTTCGCCAAGCGTAAAATGGCCCCGATCCTAATCCTGCGCTCAGCGGATCAGACTTCGCAAAGTACCTGCTCTTGAAGACTCGAGTGAACAGAGAGTCCTTAACAGACAGCATTCTCCACAGTTGTTTCCCTAGCAATGCTAGATTAAATGCCTCGATATCTTTGAAACCTAAACCCCCATTTGCTTTCGGCTTACACATATGATCCCAGCTCTTCCAATAAATACCTCTGCTTTCCAGCTTGTTTTTCCACCAGAATTCCGACATAATGGAAACAATCTTCTTGCAGACCGTTTTGGGTAACAGGAAGCACGCCATCGTGTACGTTGGGAGGGCAAGAGCGACAGCTTTCAGCATCACCTCTTTGCCAGCCGATGAAAGGAACCTCGTCTGCCAGCCCTGAACTGTGTTTCTGAGACAAGGAGGGGAAGGATCCGTTTGAGACGCTTAGCTAATATTTTTGTGATTATCTTGAAAGCCACGTTACAGAGACTGATAGGCCTGAAGTCTGCTAGCTTGTTTGCATTAAGCTTCTTTGGGATTAAACAAATATTGGTTCTGGTAATCCCCTCCTCTAGCTCTCCAGTCTGGAAAAACTTCTTCACCATCTCTGTAACATCCCTGCCCACAGTCTCCCAGAAATGTTGGTAGAAGTAAGCACTCATGCCATCGGGACTAGGACATTTTTGAGGATTTGTCTCAAAAACTGCTCGTTTCACTTCCTCCAGAGTTACCTCCTGTATGAGCTCCTCATTTTGGTCCTGAGAAACCTTTGGGGGCATATTCTCCCACTCCTGCAAGCTGATGCCTACATCTTCTGAAGAAAAAAGGGTCTTGAAGTAACCCTCCACCACTCTCCCCAGGTCCCCCTCTTCAAACCATTCCTTTCCATCTGCATCCACCAGGCTATGAATCTGGTTCTGCGCTCTACGGTTCTTAGTGATTGCATGGAAAAACCGTGTGTTCTGGTCTCTCGCCTTCAGCCAATCCAGCCTACTCTTCTGCCTCCAGAATATTTCTTCATTGTAATACTCCTCATTGAGCTCCTGCCTTAGTTGCTTTAGCTCTCCCGGCACATAAAGATTCCTGCGGGAAGCCTCATCCATCCGATGATGGAGCTCTTGTATCCTGATAACAGAGTTCGGTTTGGCAGTCTTCTTCCATCCTGAGATAGCTTTCCTACAGTTTGCTACTCTCTGCATTAAGCTCACCTGTCCTGCTTCTCTACCGCACCAGCTGCTCGTCACAGTGGTTGAGAAACCTTCCTTCTTGATCCACCGCTGATCATATCTGAACATAGGTCGCTTTCTCCACTCCACTCCATCAAGAAAGTTCATAACCGGGCTATGGTCAGAGCAGCCTTTACTGAGGTAGCGCGCTGAAGCTGACAGGAAAAGGTGAAGCCACTCCTGATTTGCCAATGATCTGCCTGCATTGTACCAGATCATTGTTCCTAACCCCAGGCCAGGAAAGCTTGTAGCCCTTGTGTTGGATTTCCCAAAGGCCGCAGTCAGACATCATCTGCCTAAACTCTACTCCTTCTACATCGCTCCTAAGAGCTCCACCAAGTTTCTCTGATTGGTCCACTATTTCGTTGAAGTCGCCGGTTAAAAACCAAGGCGCATCTCTGTTAACTCCTATTCTGGTGAGTCTCTCCCACACCCCACTTCGATTTCCTTTCACTGGCTCTCCGTATACACCTGTGAGGAAGAAAGATTTATCCTTCCAGGTGACCTTTAGATCAATTAGCCGCCTGTGCGCTTGTAAGATCTCCACTTTACATGCCTCTTTCCATAGGACGGCTAATCCTCCACTTCTACCAATTGGTTCCACTGTTCTAAGATCATGAAATCCAAGCTTTACCATGATCTCTTCCATATACCATCTTCTGTTCTTTGTCTCACTGAGGAATATTATATCAGGAGAATACACCCGGTGTATCTCCTGCAGCTGACGAACTGTCGGGGTATTTCCCGGCCCCTGACAGTTCCAGCTCAATATCCTCATAAATGGCTCGAAGGGTTGGAATTACCCATCAACCCTTCTTCCACAATTTTTCCACTCCCTAGCACTATCCGCTGCGCGGAACGGTTAGGGGCATTGGCTGCCACAGAGGCAGAATGATGTTTCTCACTTGAGCTCCTACTTCCCGAACTTCTTCCTCCAGAACCCTTGCCTTGCGAGCCTAGCCTCTCAAAGATCGACGGGGTTCCTTCTTCTTGGAGTTCTCCAACCTTGGCCTTTTTTGGAATCCTTTCGTCACTTCTGCTAAGCCTCCTTCTCTTAGTACCACTTGGCTCTGCTTCAGTGATTCTTTTTTCCGGAATGGGGCTTGCCTCTTGTCCCCCTAGTCTTTCAAAAACCGATGAGTTTGATTTCTCATTACTTCTCTGTTTTTCAGAGCTCTGGCCAGAGTGCGGATGAACGTCTTGTCTTCCTCCAAGCCTATTAAAGACAGATGGAGATTCGTGACTTGCTCCTGAGGATGCTCCTGTTGTCATCGGGCCCTGAGAGTCACTCCTATTCCGTGGAACGGTTGATGATTCCTCTGTGCTCCGTGAACCCCCAACTTGCTTAGTAGGCAGACTTTGAGAACTCTTTGGTTGCCACACCTGCGAAGAGGATCCTACCACATTTTTGCCTTTCCTTTCAGCCTCACTTCGCTTGTGTGTGCTCACAACTCTGCGTGGAGATTGCTCTGATCTTGATATTCGACCTCCTTTTGGAGTTCTCTTAGTGATTGGTCTCCTCTCCGCCGACTCCTTGTTTTGCCTTCTGGAGCTAGCTAAGATCGCAGCTTCCCCTTCCTGTCTGACAGCTGTCCTGCGGCCACTTTCAAGCGTCTCGCGGCCCTCTTGCATAGGGCAGTAGAGCTGGTCATGTGTTAGACGCTTACAGATGAAGCACACCTTGATCAGCTTCTCGTATTCCAATTCTGTTGGAACTATTTCCCCTGACTTAAAACGCGCAATCCTCCTGAACTGTAGAGGTTCCTCTGTATTAATCCAAACCAATGCCCGTATATACTCCACCGAAGAGGAGTTCTTCGCATGGAGCTCAACTTTCTCCACTTTTCCCAGCGGCCCTATCAAGCCTTCAATTGCTTCTTTCTTGAGGAGGTGAACCGGAATCCCCCTAATACGGATCCAGAAGGGGATTCTACATAGGAACTCTGGTCCCGGGTTAGGGGCCCATCTGTCGAGGGAGACTATCCAGCCATTCACGAACCAAGGCCCCTTGGTGAGTACATGCTGTAGGTCCCTCTCGTGCTGGCAGAAAAATTGAACCTTATTCTCTCCCACGCCTCTACCCTTAACCACTTCTTCCATCCCCCAGATAGGAGGTAGCGCCTTAACCAAGCCCCCCACTTTATGGACTGTAGGGTTTAAACATCTGACGATGATGCTCATCGAGTTTTCTTCTATCAAGTCCTCGTTTTCCAGCTCTGGGATATCCACAAGCTCTCCCTCTTCCAATAGCTCAAGCTCTTTCAGCTCATGGAGTAACGATGATTCCTTCTTCTTTCTAGGGCTATTCATCGCTTATCAAAACAGAATCGAAGCTACACAGGCCTAATGAACTACACTGACTGCTAGGAGGTCAGGTAGAATGAACTTTGGAACCAGAAGGTCGTAGATCTGCTTCTCAATCTTGACGAAAACTGCCAGATCTGGTTTCCAAAAACTTGCGACGAGAAACCTAAGTCTGTCTCACCCTTCGAAAGTGAAAAGAGTCAGATCTGGGATCAGAATAGAAGATCTGAGATGAAAACCCTAGTTCCCCTCTAGTCGCCGTTTCTATCGCTTCTCATCAATAGCAATTATGTGTTGCGACTGTTCTAATAATAATTTCCTCATTTTTAGCATAGTTTC
This sequence is a window from Brassica oleracea var. oleracea cultivar TO1000 chromosome C1, BOL, whole genome shotgun sequence. Protein-coding genes within it:
- the LOC106330301 gene encoding uncharacterized mitochondrial protein AtMg00310-like, yielding MACFLLPKTVCKKIVSIMSEFWWKNKLESRGIYWKSWDHMCKPKANGGLGFKDIEAFNLALLGKQLWRMLSVKDSLFTRVFKSRYFAKSDPLSAGLGSGPFYAWRSIHAAQKLIQQGARVLIGSGEDTKVFQDSWIGQQPARRAQVVRWNRRDSRQYLCHNLRVREMLINQGREWNMELLTRIFPDDEARNISKIRTCGNGSKDIYIWDYNKKGYYTVKSGYWVQVNVLDRYAAVEID